TTCGCGAGCTCGATCGGCGGCGTTGCCATGGTCCAGTTGATCACAGTGGCGAGATAAGCGTCCGCCACGCTGAAATGGTCGAGCAGGAACTCGCGGCCTTTCAGGTAATTGTCGAGATAGTCGAGCCGCGACAGGTTCTTCTCAAGCGCGTAGGCCTTGGTCTCCTGCGGCGCCTTGCGGTCGAGCACAGGGATGAACAGACCCTTGTGCAGCTCGGTGCCGATGAAGCAGAGCCATTGGTGCAGCCGCGTGCGCTCGATGCCTTGCGTGGCGCCGAGCCCGGATTGCGGAAAGCGGTCCGCGACATATTGCAGGATCGCTGCGTTCTCGGTCAGCACCACGCCCTCGTCGGTGCGTAGCGTCGGCACCAGGCCGATTGGGTTCACCGCGCGGAAATCGGAACCGTCCTTCAGCACCGTCTTGGTCGGGGAATCGACTTCGAGATAGTTCGCATCGGCGCCGGCTTCATAGAGCGCAACGCGCGTCGCCATGGAGCAGGCGAGTGGCGAGAAATAAAGATCCATCATGGGCCTCCTTGGGCAAGTCCTCTCGTGAGTGTCGCTCAACCTGGCCAGATTGATTTTTGTACCATCTTGCATAATATGGAGCAGGTCAAGGATTAATTGCGAAATGGTACAAAAATCGAAGCCGCCAACTGCTGCCAACAAGCCCGAGCGCCGCGACGAGCCGAAACGACGCGGCCGGCCGCGTGCCTATGAGCCCGAAATTGCGCTCGGCAAGGCGCTCGATCTGTTCCGCAAGCAGGGCTTTGCCGCGACCTCGCTCGACGATCTCAGCGAAGCCACCGGCATGAACCGGCCGAGCCTTTATGGCGCCTTCGGCGACAAGCGCGAGCTCTACATCAAGAGCTACCAGCGCTACCGCGAGGACGCCCGTGCGTCGATGGTCGAGATCTTTCGCCAGGAGATGCCGGTGCGCCAGCGGCTGGAGCGGATCTATGCCGCCGCGCTGAACATCTATCTCTCGGGCGAGACCGGCCCGCGCGGCTGCTTCACCGTGGTGACGGCAGCCTCCGAAGCGGTCAGCGATCCCGAGATACGCGCCATGGTGATCGAGGGACTCACCGAGCTCGACAAGGCTTTTGCAAACTGCTTCCGCCGCGCCAAGGAGAAGGGCGAACTGCCTGAGAGTGCCGATCCCGCTGCACTGGCGCAGCTCGCCTCAGCTACCATTCACACCATCGCCATCCGCTCCCGCGCGCGCGTGCCGCGCAAGGAGCTGGAAGCGATCGTCAAGGGCGCGATCGACGTGATGGTGGGCGGTAAGGGGTAAGCAGTCGTCGCGGCACCAGGGAGCGTGGCGCGATCTATCTCCCCAACGTCGTCCTGGCGAAGGCCAGGACGACGATGCCGCGCGATCTCGCCCAGCCTACGCCGCGCGAATCTGCTGGAGGAAGCGATCCACTTCATCGCGCAGGCGCTGCGACTGCTTCGACAGCTCGATCGCCGAGACCAGCACTTCTTCCGCGGCCGTGCCGGTCGCCGCGATGCCGTCGGTGACGCCGGCAATGTTTTGCGAGACCTCGCCGGTGCGGGCGGCGGCCTGCTGGACGTTCTGCGCGATCTCCTGCGTCGCCGTGCCCTGCTGGCCGACCGCGGCGGCGATCGCGGCCGAGATTTCG
This genomic interval from Bradyrhizobium guangzhouense contains the following:
- a CDS encoding glutathione binding-like protein — its product is MDLYFSPLACSMATRVALYEAGADANYLEVDSPTKTVLKDGSDFRAVNPIGLVPTLRTDEGVVLTENAAILQYVADRFPQSGLGATQGIERTRLHQWLCFIGTELHKGLFIPVLDRKAPQETKAYALEKNLSRLDYLDNYLKGREFLLDHFSVADAYLATVINWTMATPPIELAKWPNVKAYYERLRHRPSFARAVAEEFELYKAEQARRKVAA
- a CDS encoding TetR/AcrR family transcriptional regulator, translating into MVQKSKPPTAANKPERRDEPKRRGRPRAYEPEIALGKALDLFRKQGFAATSLDDLSEATGMNRPSLYGAFGDKRELYIKSYQRYREDARASMVEIFRQEMPVRQRLERIYAAALNIYLSGETGPRGCFTVVTAASEAVSDPEIRAMVIEGLTELDKAFANCFRRAKEKGELPESADPAALAQLASATIHTIAIRSRARVPRKELEAIVKGAIDVMVGGKG